DNA from Musa acuminata AAA Group cultivar baxijiao chromosome BXJ1-5, Cavendish_Baxijiao_AAA, whole genome shotgun sequence:
TGAGGTAATAATTTTATtcgtataaataaaaaaatataagcttCGTTTAACTCACTATAATGTCTTATCAAACTCTAAAACTCCAACTTCTTGGTGGTGTCTTTCGATCCAATAGaaaagcatgatcataattttatgtttataaagaaatttttataattttcgaATTCAAATCCTAAGCCATTGTAAAGGATAAACCTCATTCCACTTTGAACGCTAAGAAAGGATGAGAAATGAAAAAATAACGACGAAAAGTCAAAAATCCctccataaaaaaaagaaaaaaaaagagagaattatgATAAGTTAAAAGCCACTACATATAAGAAAAGACgaaaaaggaaggaaaaagaTAAAGAGAACGATGATAGTTGAAAAGTCACTCCATATGCTTGTGCAATAATTGGTCGATAAAAAGTCAAGATTGGTTCCAGTGAGTGATCCTATGCGGATTTGTTTTCCTACGTGTGCTGATAACTCAATCAATCCTTGCTCCAAACTCTTTGAACTTTCCAACAATGTATATCGAATCCCAACTCTCCACTCCACTTTGGTTTGTGGAGGATAAGAAAGCTCTATCGACAATGTCTATCAAACCTCAACTCCACTTTGGTTTGTGGAGGATAAGAAAGCTCAGTTTTCCCTCTATAAACCAGCGAGAAGTATGATCCAGTGCATCATTTCCATCAATAAACACAAAAAAAACTCACTCTGACaccaagaaaacaaaagaaaaaggaaaaagaggtcgatgatttttctttttctttttttatttcaaaccATGCATAATGCTGGCATTTGCAGCGGCTAATTAGAACAAGAACTTGAACAACATGTTGTGTTTGTAATCCTCCCCAGGGTTCACAATCTGGGATGGGAAGTTGGGGTGGTTCACAGAGTCAGGAAAGCCTTGTGTCTCTAAGCACAATCCAGCATGTTTGCCATAGATTTGGCCTCCCTTCCCTTTGACATTATTCAGAAAGTTCCCAGTGTAGAACTGCACACCCGGCTGGTTCGCCCACAGCTCGAAAGCCCTTCCTGAACCGTCGCCATCCTTCACGACTGCGACCTTCCTCATGCCGTTGCTGCCTATCGGCTGATCCAGGACGTAGTTGATGTCATAGCCACCTGATAGCTTGTCGATGCGGCTGCCGACGGTTGTGGGCTTGAGGAAATCGTAGGGTGTGCCAGAAACTGGCACGATGGTACCGATTGGGATGAGATTCGCATCGACAGGCGTGATCTTGGATGCAAAAATTTGGACCATGTTCGAGAGGATTGTGCCACTGCCATGGCCTCCGAGGTTCCAGTAGCTGTGCTGTGCCAAGTTCACTGGTGTTGCCTTGTTTAGGGACTTGGCACACATGGCTATGCTCAGTTCATATGGTGCTGATATCTTGTAGGTAACAAACACATCAAGAGCACCAGGGAAACCTGTAGAAGGCACCAAGTTTCACTTACAGAAAGATTGTAAGTGTTAAGACTCGGAAATCACAGTGGACATGAACTTAAGTGGTTATTTACTTGAAAACAAAAGAGATTCTCCAGCAATGTTATCATCATCTATGACCACTGAGGCATGGAGTACCTCCAAAATTAAAAGCACCAGAAAATGATATGAAAATGAGATGATGTAGAAAATGATATGCAACTGTCTTACTGTTTTCTTCTTTGGTGAGAGGAAGAGTAGAAAAAGAACTCAGTAAAATTATACCATTTCGTTGTTTTGGTGTGTTTTTTCTTCTTAAATTTGATGATAAGATAGCCTACGTACTGAtcagcaaaaagaagaaaagaagaaattagATCTAATCTTGCAGGTAAAGATGTGTCAACGATCTCACCCTTAGAGGAGATGGCAATAATGTCATACATACCTTGTTCCCCATCAAAACTATGGTAGTATAATGTGATGTAAGGGAATTCTCCATCAACCTTCTCCTTTACAGTCCAAATAACATGACTGAACCCTCTGTGCCCACCTGAAATTGAGGGATCAAAGAAATTATGCTCTTAAACTAGCTGATGATTTTAACCGGGAAGAAAGAAAACAGGTTTATTCATACCATGAAGTGTGTTGTTTCCACTGTTTTTAGACAATCTGTATGCCTTTCCATTTAGAAGAAATCGCGCACCCGATATCCTGTTAGCAACTCGTCCAACTACTGCCCCAAAATTAGCTGAATTGTTCTGATTAAAGAACACAGGGCGCAAGAATTAGTGCTCCAATTCAACAAACAGATGGAAGATCAACATGCATCCACAAGAAAGTAATATCTTGTAACACACAGTAAAGCATAATTTGGTCAGTCACCTTTGCTATCCAAATCTTTCTTGTGAGTTATAGTTGAAGGAACAAAGGGTGCAAAATTAGTGTTCCAATTCACAAACAAATGGAAGATCAAGGAGAAGAGAGATCAACATGTATCCACAAGAAAGTAATATCTTGTAAGACACACCAAAGCATAATTTGGTCTGTCACCCTTGCCATCCATGTCTTTCTTGTGGGTGTTGAGTTTAATCTTTTGGAAGAATGAGGTCAGGTGAAGTGAATAAACTCTAGTGAATTGTTCCTCAAGCTTCACTAGAAATCATGGAAGGACCAGAGTTGAAGGGAAGGGGAAATTAGCATACATCCAAAGCAGCCCCCACCAAGATGATGTGATCTGGATAGAATAAAAACTTACTGTACAAAGGCACATGGAAAGACCAAATAAAATATGTGATAGATCGGAAAAAGTGCTTATTCTTGATTAGGAAAATGTGTCTCCTTGACTCATTGACCTTTCCCGAAACTTTTCATGTACTACAAGTTGGTATCTTTTTCCTACAAACAAGATGTGGAGCAACATCCACTGTGGGCAAATTTGTTGTAGTGTCACTGAGGAAATCACTAGGATTGGCAGTCTCTCTACTAAGATCACAAGCAGAGGTAGCAGAAATCAATGCTTGAACAGGATTCAATGAAGAGAAGAGGGAGATTGATCTTACAATATATGGACCAAGCCCATCATACCCAAGAACAACATCCCCCAGGTTTCCTGCAGTAGAGAGAAAAAGGAAGTCAGGGCTATGTTGATCCCTGCAGAGAGAAGCAAACTATCAAGCAACGGAGACCTTTTGAATCGGGAAGAACGACGGAGGTGATGATGGCACCCCAGTTGGTCACCTTCACAGAGAAATCGCCCTTCTTCAGCTCATAGAAGGCCACTATCTTCCTCGGCGCGGCACTGCAAGAAGTGCTCAGCAAAGCTGAGGCTACAAAGAGGAGGAAAGGGAGAAAGGGAGGCTTGGCCATGGCTGGGGAGTGGAAAAGGGAGATTCCCTTTGGAATGAGAGAGGAAGGTGAGGCGCGAAGAGTATATAGAAGTGGGAAAGCCAAAAGTGATAAGGGTGGAAAGTGTTTGATGAAATGGGTGAAGCTGATTGGTGTGAGACTGTTCTGTTCCTTGCCTATTAGTTTGACTTAGTCAACGCGAGTCTTTTTTTACTTTATcaaaattgcatatatatatatatatatatatattattacaaaattaaaaaaaaaacttttagatTTTTAATTAGATAGTTAGCATATCGACATTGAAAATTATAATTGATGTTAATAGATCTACAAAAATATCACTTTTGAATTAGATTTAGAATATAGAGCAAACGGAATCGATAAAAGTAATAAAAAGGATATCTTAAATATTtaacatttaatttttttataattcattTGTTATCATGATTAATTGCAACTAATTTGAGTTTATTATATGGATGAGTGGCATTATATGAATGATTTAAATACCTAaaggaatatatatgtatatatatatatatatatatatatatatatatatatttcagaggaaaaaaaaatctaatatctGAAAAATAGACATGTAAACTTTTTTTTTATCTGGACTTTGaggtttgatatatatatatatatatatatatatatatatatatatatatatatataatgcattttttttttgttaggagCACATGGAAATGCTACTCTTTttatttaagaaataaaaaaagacaaCATGATTGAGAAAAATTAGGTTGTGAGAGTCTCCCAAGATTTACATTATAACAAAAGGAAAATGACTCTCACTAAAAAAAGGTAAAGACAACatgcaaatataataaataactTTCTAAAGATAAACTCGAAAATCATAACAAATTTACGAAGATGAACTCGAAAGATATTATTCATTAAACTTTGAAAAGTAGACGACGCATTGGTTAACTCAAAATGCATTACCAAATATGCTAGTCGTAGTATgtgctctacaagccaatcacatgagtgatgacacgtgtgatttgacataatttttttgtttattatattttgatatttatcactttatatatatgtatatatatatatatatatatatatatatatatatatatgtatatatatatatatatatgtatatatatgtatatatatatgtatgtatatatatatgtatgtatatatatatatgtatatatatatatatgtatatatatatatgtatatatatatatgtatgtatatatatatatacatacatatatatatatatacatatatatatatatacatatatacatacatatatatatacatacatatatatccacatacatatatatatacatatatatatacatacatatatatccacataatttcaaaaaagtaATAAGAGTTCACCAAATTTATCAcccaaaaattttcaaaaaatgaaCCAAAAAATTATAGTGAcaaaatatgaaatcaattttgcCGATAATAAAACAAACTCCTCGCTAGAGTCACTCAAAAAGACAAGTGAAATAAAACTGAACTTTGTGttcctaaaaatatatattatgaatatttatAGGAAAAGTTTTTATGTTTATTAATTCCATAGTAAACCCAAATAAATCCAAGTTATATGGTGAATTGTTTTCAGATGAGGCATAGAAATGAGAGAAACAAATTATAAATTtacggagaaaaaaaaaattcagagagGTGTAGAATTAGCACCATATTAATTTTCATGaaaaagaaacatcaagtgaATGAAAAACATGTATATTAATATGCCTTAGTCATTTCATGTaccatattaattaatttaatatatcTACACATTgtctaacttattaaaatcatcatcaatttCGAATAACTCCTAACCAAATgtaacatcaaaatctaaacaACACTATTTCTCAATGTGTCGATcaagtgtttgatgtaatgtcttCTATTATTTTGTCCCTCGAGAGGGCGTCGGAGCATTTATTGCTCACAGAATGAGCTTTGTGTTGGCATCATATCCATTCACGTGATCTGAAGGACTACATAAAGAGACTCGATAGCCAACCTTTCCTTGCGTACTGTCGCCTTATTAATTATATCAACAGTGCATATCGATGTGAATCGACCATCAAATATCAATTTTAGAGATATCCAActaataaataaaagataaaaaccttaaatattaaagaattatgactttaatAAGATATAAGATTAAAGAATTCATATCTCAATATATGAATTATTTGAAAATACGGATTCATACCTTTTCACAGAGACGATCGGACGAACACCTACCGGGCGTGCGTGTCGAACGACATAAACAACCGATTAGAAGAGTTCGATCATCGACACGATGGCTACTGGATTTGTCCGCAACAGAGATTAATATGGTGTATGAATCCACCAGTCTGTGAATGCTTGTCTTTTTATTATCTTTAAACTGAATGGATCTGAGCTTAGTTGATTACCTTTAGCTTCCGAGAGGTGCCATTGCCAGCAAAGGGAATGACACTTGCTACCTTCGCCACTACCTTTCCCATCATGAATTCCCAGACAAATGTTTCTCCCAGCCTGCATGCATTATATGTACTTTTCTTGGCCTGCGTTAGTGCTCAAGAACATACCTTTCACTGCAGAGATGTGACTTCTCCCCCCACCGAACAAAGACCGGATGAAGAGAGATAACTGGTGAAcagcatcatgcacaaaatgtgcaCATAGAACTGTCCAAATTCTGCATCTACCAATAAGATGTTTTCTCTCTGCTTGACTTCAGTTCTTACCAGAAAAAGGCACAAAGCTGTATGGACCCAATCATGCATCCTCGGGCAGAGAGCATGTGTTGAGTGGCACAAGTGCGAATGCCACTTCCTACCCTCTCCGTGCCATTTGATCTTGGAAGGACATTTGTGCTTGTTACTTTTTCTGGAGTTACTTTACATATCTATCtatatttctttatttgtttctaTGTTATTCTTGATAAGTCAAGTTTGGAATCGTCCCACATGTCAACGATTAAGTTGTAATCTAAGTCTAATTTctgagttcatcatagatttggtagATGATCCTGCACCGAGATATGTCTCTTCTAGGGAAAGAGTAGGGTGGTTGATCACTCAGCACTCTCACCGTTATTATCATGTGTCCAAACTATTGATCGATATGATCATTCCAATCGATGTAATAAACGAATATAATAACTCGAGATCAGTCAGGGTGGTTTTGACTAGATCTTACTAAACAAACTACATAACGCCCCCTAGGCGATCATTATAAAAAGGTCATACAACACAAAGAGTAATCGAACAACTTGAGCTCGACTTATCCAACTTATTCAATTAGACTACTGACTTAAGCATCATATAAGCATTATCAAGAATACCCCTCAAATTAGTTTTGTTTGATCTAGGTATCAAATTTGACGAATTTTACCTTGAGATCGACTTGAAGTGATATAAGATTGGATTAAACTAAGCCTCCAAATTGAACAATTAAAATTTAGTTTAATAGTTTAATGCTACAACGAGGGCCAAGGATGTCTCAAGGGAACTTCATAGATCTATCTCGATTAAATATCGATGATCTAAAGCCCCTAAACTTGTATGGTTCAACTTCGACGGTCTTAAATGCTCACCAACTGAATCTCCTAATCTTAATAATTTAGAGTCCGAAGATGTCAAAGGGTGTCTATCGATCTGAATCCATTTTCTATCCTAGACCTAAATCTTTTTGGAGAACTTTTCTAAGATCTGACTCTTATCCAACTGTAGGACCTATAATCATGACAATTTATGCAAAAACTTTGTACACCCTAATTCAGCAAATATAAGTTTTAACTAAGGTAATCGAAGGATATTCATAGGGTAACCAAAATCCCAAACCGTCTTGATAAGATGAATCGATAATTGGAGGATATTCATAAAGAAATTAAGCAAGATAAATAACCAGAGACAAAAGTTTTTCTTATGATCTCCTTGTACAAGGGACATAAGTAATGAACTAACTTGAGGCTTTCTATGCTTGACTTGTATGATGGAAAATCCGATCTATCCAAGCATGTTGTAGTATTTACCTCATAAATGATTTTTTATGGCTCTTCCGACCCTCTTATAAGTGGAACTATATAAGTGGACAAGATTAATATTAGCTTATAGAGTCTGATAAATATATTACTATATATTTTAGCTTAAGTATTTTAATTAATAGTTTATGTTAGACGAAAATGATAGATCAGTTAACCCATTAAGCTTGAGTAATGACATTTGATATAAGAGATAACATAGTATTTGGGTGAAGGGGTCGCTTGAGTTAGGCATATCAAGACAGACAACCTAAGTTATCCCCCGCACCCTCAAGACTATTGTCAGGAATCTTCATCCCTCGTAATTGAAATCGTTATTAAGATTAAATTAGTAAGGGAGGGTAGATATTATTCTGAGACAATCATTTGGTTGACAAGATGCTCGATAAGACATGATGGATCATCGGATTGTATACGTAAACCCTTATAAATCATCGTTACTGTGTATACCACctatgatcattaatggcaaactACAAAAACTTGAAAGTGCATCCCCGACACAGCCGGCGGGACAGATACTCGCACTTCTCGTATTCTATTCTCTAATGCACTTTCCTGAGATAGGATGGCGTCGGATCTTCCTCCATTTCGGCCGGCTTTGTGCCTTCTTCACATGTGCCCATGCTCTGCAAGTCCGTGTAGAGAAGACGAGTCCAAAGGCTATCCAATCACACTGCACAATCTCTGAGCTTTCATCTACTGCAAGATTGGATATATCTCTGCAGTGGTCACATGTTCTGCTCGCCTGTGATCCGCCAATGTCCACAGTGATCACATCCGGCCAAACTCACTTTCTGCTAATGGGGCCATCGTTCTGAGTCGAATACTGTATTCTTTCGGCTCTGTGGTTGCCTTGGATTTTCTTCTGTTGTGTTGCCTTCTCTGCTTTGTTCATGGCCTGTATAAGAATCTCTGGCGGTGATTTGAGATCGAGGATTAAGATCTAAACAAAGAATAGATAAGTCAACTGAGCGTCCAAATTGGTCAACCCAAATTACGTGTGCCGAAACATCTCCAGTCAATCTACCGAAGCTGGTGGATCTATGCACAGGTGAAAGGGAAGCATCGTTGAAGGTTTCTGGTCGATTCATCCTCTTCGCTGTCAGCGAAAGCGAAACACTCGCTGCTTCCTTTCGTTTTAGCTGAGATTAACAGTGAAGTATACTCCACAACGATGATGGTAATGCAGTAGCACAGTACAAAGCCGTGACCTCTGCCAGCGTCGCCCCACTTCCTCAAGCGCGTCTCCACACACCCGTTTCGCCTTCGAGAATAAATCCCCCGCCCAAAGCATTCACGCGCTCAGAGAAAGCGCCTCCCCCTGTCGGACTCCCATTGTCACGGGTCGCAACCGGACAAAACGACGCCACCACTTCAAAACCAGCGAGGGTGGGGAGGAGGAAAGCCATTCGACGCCACGAGATCGATGGGAGAAGCACCAAAATCCCATCTTCTCGACCTGCTCTTCTTGTTCCTCTGCTTCCTGTGTTTCTTGTGCCCCGATGGCGTCGCCGGCCAAACCCCCGTCTTCGCCTGCGACGTCGCCTCGAACCCCAGCCTGGGGAGCTACGGCTTCTGCAACACGTCTTACGGGACGGAGCAGAGGGTGGCGGACTTGGTGAAGCGGCTCACATTGCAGGAAAAAGTAGGGTTCTTGGTGAACAAGGCCACGGCGGTGTCCCGTCTCGGGATTCCCAGCTACGAGTGGTGGTCGGAGGCCCTGCACGGCGTCTCCTACGTCGGCCCGGGGACGCATTTCTCCACCCTCGTTCCCGGGGCGACCAGCTTCCCTCAGGTTATCCTCACAGCGGCCTCGTTTAACACGACACTCTTCCAAGCCATTGGAAAGGTACAGATTTTATGCTCTGTTCTTGGTTCTTACATTCCCAAACTGCTGTTTCTGTAGCTCCAATATTACTTGCTGCTTGTTCTGGAATTTGGATAGAGAGCTTGATGAGTGAGTTAGAACATCTGCATTAATGGATGTGCTTGAGAACTTGGTATTATCTGGATCTGAGTTCATATCATCTGTTGCTTCTAATTCATCTGCGAGACCTCTCCATTACTTTGTTGGACCGGTGACAGTGGAGACAGATACAAAGTGGTTCTCTCCATGATTGCCACCTTGTTATCATCAGAATTCCCAGCCCACTTTGTGAGAATATGAGTGACGACGGGTGGTGAGCACAATAGACATCATGAATATAAAATCATATGTAGTGGCCTTCCTGCTTCATCCACTTATACAGTATCATCAACTACGATCCATTTAAATGTGTGTCTTAGTCCTGTAGTGTGTTCTTTTAGTGATCACTCTGCCATAGTTGAGATGATGAGCTAATCTCTCAATCCTGCAATTCATGAAGCTGTTATTAGCAGAATGGCTTCTGCAGCTTAAAGCACGAGTGTGGTGCTATGCTTGCAGGTTGTATCAACTGAAGCCAGAGCAATGCACAATGTGGGGCTTGCAGGATTGACATATTGGAGCCCAAATGTCAACATATTTAGAGACCCGAGGTGGGGAAGAGGGCAGGAGACACCAGGAGAGGATCCTCTGCTTGCAAGCAAGTATGCCACTGGCTATGTGAGAGGCTTGCAAGAGGCAGATGAACCAGAGAAGCTCAAGGTTGCTGCTTGCTGCAAGCACTACACAGCCTACGACGTCGATAACTGGAAAGGCATCGAGCGCTACACCTTCAATGCCGTGGTATTCGTCGTGCTCCTGCTTGAAACATGAACTTTGCTGAAGATGATCTGCTCATTTTGATTGCTGTGATGTTAGGTCTCAAAGCAAGATTTGGATGACACCTTTCAACCTCCTTTCAAGAGCTGCGTGATTGATGGCAATGTGGCCAGCGTGATGTGCTCTTACAACCAGGTCAATGGAGTCCCCACCTGTGCAGACCCAGACCTTCTTTCTGGTACCATCAGAGGAGATTGGAAGCTCAATGGGTCTCTTCCTGTTCCTTCTCTTCATGTAGTCTTCCTCCTCAGGTCTCTAATGCTGAACTCTCACTCGCAGTTACATTGTCTCGGATTGCGATTCTGTCAATGAACTCTACAATCGACAGCACTACACTAAAACTCCTGAGGATGCTGCAGCTATCAGCATCTTAGCAGGTAAAGCTCTGATATCAAGGTTAAGAGAAAGCTTCTGTCATGGCCGAATCTGGTATACCGAATCGTGAGTGCAGGTCTCGATCTGAACTGTGGGTCGTTCTTGAGAGATCACACCTTGGCTGCGGTCCAGGGAGGCAAGCTGACGGAGAAGGACGTGGAGAAGGCGATCACCAACAACTTCGCCGTTCTGATGCGGCTCGGCTTCTTCGACGGCGATCCTAGGAAGCTCCCTTACGGCGATCTCGGCCCCAAGGACGTGTGTACGCCGGCCAACCAGGAGCTCGCTCGCGAGGCCGCGAGGCAAGGCATCGTCCTCCTCAAGAACGACAATGGCTGCCTTCCCCTCGACTCCACCCGCATCAAGTCGTTGGCCGTGATCGGCCCGAATGCCAATGTCACCTTCACCATGATCGGCAACTACGAAGGTTACATAGCATTGGAACTTGCAGGTTTCTTCTTGCCTCATGAGATTATGTCAACGTGTGTTCGACCATATTGTTTCAGGGACACCGTGCAAGTACACGACTCCTTTGCAAGGCCTTGCGGCGAACGTCAAGACCGTGTATGCTGCAGGGTGCGCCAACGTGGGTTGCACCGGGAACAGCCTCCAACTGGACTCGGCGAAGACGGCCGCGGCCGCCGCGGACTTCACAGTCCTCGTCGTCGGAGCCGACCAGTCGATAGAGAGGGAGAGCTTCGACCGGGTGAGCCTGCTCCTCCCTGGGCAACAGACGACCCTCATCACGGAGGTAGCGAAGGTGGCCAAGGGACCGGTGATCCTCGTCATCATGTCCGGCGGCCCGTTCGACATCTCGTTCGCCAAAACCAACGGCAATATATCGAGCATCTTGTGGGTGGGGTACCCCGGCGAAGCCGGAGGAGCTGCCATA
Protein-coding regions in this window:
- the LOC135674465 gene encoding uncharacterized protein LOC135674465, with the translated sequence MAKPPFLPFLLFVASALLSTSCSAAPRKIVAFYELKKGDFSVKVTNWGAIITSVVLPDSKGNLGDVVLGYDGLGPYINNSANFGAVVGRVANRISGARFLLNGKAYRLSKNSGNNTLHGGHRGFSHVIWTVKEKVDGEFPYITLYYHSFDGEQGFPGALDVFVTYKISAPYELSIAMCAKSLNKATPVNLAQHSYWNLGGHGSGTILSNMVQIFASKITPVDANLIPIGTIVPVSGTPYDFLKPTTVGSRIDKLSGGYDINYVLDQPIGSNGMRKVAVVKDGDGSGRAFELWANQPGVQFYTGNFLNNVKGKGGQIYGKHAGLCLETQGFPDSVNHPNFPSQIVNPGEDYKHNMLFKFLF
- the LOC103985427 gene encoding beta-D-xylosidase 4-like encodes the protein MGEAPKSHLLDLLFLFLCFLCFLCPDGVAGQTPVFACDVASNPSLGSYGFCNTSYGTEQRVADLVKRLTLQEKVGFLVNKATAVSRLGIPSYEWWSEALHGVSYVGPGTHFSTLVPGATSFPQVILTAASFNTTLFQAIGKVVSTEARAMHNVGLAGLTYWSPNVNIFRDPRWGRGQETPGEDPLLASKYATGYVRGLQEADEPEKLKVAACCKHYTAYDVDNWKGIERYTFNAVVSKQDLDDTFQPPFKSCVIDGNVASVMCSYNQVNGVPTCADPDLLSGTIRGDWKLNGYIVSDCDSVNELYNRQHYTKTPEDAAAISILAGLDLNCGSFLRDHTLAAVQGGKLTEKDVEKAITNNFAVLMRLGFFDGDPRKLPYGDLGPKDVCTPANQELAREAARQGIVLLKNDNGCLPLDSTRIKSLAVIGPNANVTFTMIGNYEGTPCKYTTPLQGLAANVKTVYAAGCANVGCTGNSLQLDSAKTAAAAADFTVLVVGADQSIERESFDRVSLLLPGQQTTLITEVAKVAKGPVILVIMSGGPFDISFAKTNGNISSILWVGYPGEAGGAAIADVIFGYYNPSGRLPVTWYPQSFADSVPMTDMRMRADPSTGYPGRTYRFYTGDTVYEFGDGLSYTDYTHHLVKAPQLVSIPLEEGHSCDSRQCKSVDLAGTGCNDLGFDVHLRVRNSGNRAGSHTVFLFSTPPAVHGAPRKHLVGFEKVFLGPKAVGQVVFKVDVCKDLSVVDELGNRKLALGSHVLHVGSLKHSLSLKV